One Pichia kudriavzevii chromosome 3, complete sequence genomic window carries:
- a CDS encoding uncharacterized protein (PKUD0C04120; similar to Saccharomyces cerevisiae YIL024C; ancestral locus Anc_7.202), giving the protein MDQVYLSGSFDGWTKRHVLMFDCKDKVYKCTLHLDKRTRFYYKFVVNGKWWVSPRESVVQDELGNVNNVHYGEDAIGGVDAHGLDGRFCVVSTGSDDTWSFTQLSPVATHHSEYSILELAHANGDANVISKGDESISSLGGTTINSYNVEESKSSTDVCPSVVRHPSITSHTLLGRIRNMFS; this is encoded by the coding sequence ATGGACCAGGTGTATTTAAGTGGTAGTTTTGATGGCTGGACCAAGAGACACGTTCTGATGTTTGACTGCAAGGACAAGGTCTACAAATGCACACTTCATCTCGACAAGCGGACACGGTTTTACTATAAGTTTGTAGTCAATGGGAAATGGTGGGTGTCACCGCGTGAGAGTGTTGTCCAGGACGAGCTCGGTAACGTTAACAACGTCCACTATGGAGAAGACGCCATTGGGGGTGTTGATGCTCATGGGCTCGATGGCAGGTTCTGTGTAGTCAGTACAGGATCGGACGACACATGGTCCTTCACCCAATTATCACCAGTGGCAACACATCATTCCGAGTACTCGATTCTAGAGCTAGCACATGCAAATGGCGACGCCAATGTCATTTCTAAGGGGGACGAGTCCATATCTTCGCTGGGGGGAACAACCATTAACAGCTACAATGTGGAGGAATCCAAATCTAGCACAGATGTCTGTCCATCCGTTGTTAGACATCCATCCATCACTTCTCACACCTTGCTCGGACGTATCCGTAATATGTTTAGTTGA
- a CDS encoding uncharacterized protein (PKUD0C04125; similar to Saccharomyces cerevisiae YIL027C (EMC5); ancestral locus Anc_7.200) — protein MLTTMGSLYGLCYEKILTVVGILTLSHTAWNVYLFNHEMKWIVNSHSVMTYPKMVYLELVLSMMLILYGILASLFVPSSPSIVLKEGVWTVSLMEENARHPLRSISISRANSYTERMGKSTFALLETRPSFASLPERALSFQRAVGHMHATEVGK, from the coding sequence ATGTTAACAACAATGGGGTCATTATACGGTTTATGTTACGAGAAAATTTTGACGGTGGTGGGTATATTGACACTCTCACATACAGCGTGGAATGTTTATCTCTTCAACCATGAGATGAAGTGGATTGTCAATAGTCATTCGGTAATGACATACCCTAAAATGGTTTATTTGGAGCTCGTCCTCTCAATGATGCTAATCTTATACGGGATCTTGGCTTCTCTATTTGTACCTTCTTCACCATCGATTGTATTGAAGGAAGGCGTATGGACGGTATCATTGATGGAGGAAAATGCGAGACATCCACTGCGTTCAATATCAATCTCGAGGGCAAATTCGTACACGGAAAGGATGGGCAAGTCGACTTTTGCCCTCTTGGAGACACGACCTTCATTTGCATCCCTCCCCGAGAGAGCACTCTCTTTCCAAAGAGCCGTGGGTCACATGCACGCCACAGAAGTTGGGAAATAG
- a CDS encoding uncharacterized protein (PKUD0C04130; Pfam Domains: AOX(2.1e-125)) translates to MLATDFHLRTITRAVHVSGSTRHLIRAAAGNAALRSISRGITTTTEKKTEAPHIELERLPPAHNTSLVRLTTESEREDGKFLTKPVFQHPGYDLEDMKAIKFEHRPVQSPRDAITYNFMKYLRKSFDFCTGYIEPRDEKHQIEIGKGPNRMTREKWLARVIVLESIAGIPGAVAGFLRHMHAMRLFRRDMAFIDTLYDEAFNERMHLLTFLKMARPTIFTRFLLWIGQVAFGNCFFTAYVFSPKTCHRFVGYLEEEAVNTYSRLVRDMELGLCDDFKNSPVPQIAKDYWKLPENATMYDVILYIRADEAKHREVNHTFANLKQKGEERNPFALQIEGVDKPQPSKTLKNHHAKGWEREELIL, encoded by the coding sequence ATGCTTGCTACTGATTTCCATTTACGCACAATTACCAGGGCAGTCCATGTCTCTGGATCAACAAGACATTTGATAAGAGCGGCCGCTGGTAATGCGGCCTTAAGAAGTATTTCTCGTGGTATAACCACCACTACCGAAAAGAAGACGGAAGCTCCCCATATCGAATTGGAACGTTTACCACCAGCACATAATACTTCTCTGGTTAGACTGACAACAGAAAGCGAGAGGGAAGATGGTAAATTTCTCACCAAGCCTGTTTTCCAGCATCCGGGCTATGATTTGGAGGACATGAAGGCTATCAAGTTTGAACACCGCCCAGTTCAGTCTCCAAGGGATGCAATCACGTATAATTTTATGAAGTATTTAAGgaaatcttttgatttctgtACCGGCTATATTGAGCCAAGAGACGAAAAgcatcaaattgaaattggcaAAGGTCCTAACAGAATGACTAGAGAGAAGTGGTTGGCAAGAGTCATTGTTCTCGAGTCGATTGCCGGCATTCCTGGTGCTGTTGCTGGATTTTTAAGGCACATGCATGCCATGAGGTTGTTTAGAAGAGATATGGCGTTTATTGATACCTTGTATGATGAGGCATTCAATGAACGGATGCATTTGTTAACTTTTTTAAAGATGGCCAGACCTACAATTTTCACCAGATTTCTTTTATGGATTGGACAAGTTGCTTTTGgtaattgttttttcacGGCCTATGTTTTCTCCCCTAAAACTTGCCATCGGTTTGTTGGCTATTTGGAGGAGGAGGCTGTCAACACATATTCCAGACTCGTTAGGGATATGGAGTTGGGTCTATgtgatgatttcaaaaacagTCCCGTTCCTCAAATTGCCAAGGATTATTGGAAGTTGCCAGAAAATGCAACAATGTACGATGTCATTCTCTACATTCGTGCTGACGAGGCCAAGCACAGAGAAGTTAACCACACGTTTGCCAACTTGAAGCAGAAGGGAGAGGAGAGAAACCCATTTGCCTTGCAGATTGAAGGTGTCGATAAGCCACAACCTTCAAAGACTCTAAAGAACCACCACGCAAAAGGTTGGGAAAGAGAAGAACTTATCCTTTAA
- a CDS encoding uncharacterized protein (PKUD0C04140; similar to Saccharomyces cerevisiae YIL094C (LYS12); ancestral locus Anc_2.287), whose protein sequence is MLSASRLSLRRAYTTATKNLTIGLIPGDGIGREVIPAGKQVLEALPSDYGLKFNFINLDAGFELFKKTGTALPDATVDALKSSCDGALFGAVSSPSVKVAGYSSPIVALRKKMGLYANVRPVKSVEGTGRPVDMVIVRENTEDLYIKEEKIFEKDGQKVAEAIKRISESATRRISKMAYEIALQRQQVRDLGGESLHSKPSVTVVHKSNVLSVSDGLFRETCKKVYEENVDKFASITYQEQIVDSMVYRMFREPEIFDVVVAPNLYGDILSDGAAALVGSLGVVPSANVGDNFAIGEPCHGSAPDIEGRGIANPIATIRSTALMLEFMGYSEPAAKIYSAVDANLKEDTIKTPDLGGKSTTQEVVDDIIKRF, encoded by the coding sequence ATGTTATCTGCATCCAGGCTATCCCTAAGAAGAGCATACACCACAGCAACTAAGAACCTGACCATTGGGTTGATCCCTGGTGACGGTATTGGCCGTGAAGTTATTCCTGCAGGTAAGCAAGTTTTGGAGGCACTGCCTTCCGACTAtggtttgaaatttaacttcatcaacttaGATGCAGGTTTTGAACTCTTCAAGAAAACAGGCACTGCATTGCCAGATGCAACCGTGGATGCCTTAAAGTCTTCTTGTGACGGTGCTCTATTCGGTGCTGTCTCATCCCCTTCTGTTAAAGTTGCGGGATACTCTTCTCCAATTGTCGCATTGAGAAAGAAGATGGGCTTGTACGCCAACGTCAGACCTGTCAAATCAGTTGAGGGCACTGGCAGACCTGTTGATATGGTCATTGTTAGAGAGAACACTGAAGATTTGTACATCAAGGAGGAGAAGATATTCGAAAAGGATGGCCAAAAAGTTGCCGAAGCAATCAAGAGAATTTCCGAATCTGCAACTAGAAGAATCTCGAAAATGGCTTACGAGATTGCTTTACAAAGACAGCAAGTTAGAGACTTGGGTGGTGAATCGTTACATTCCAAGCCTTCAGTTACTGTTGTTCATAAATCGAACGTGTTATCTGTCTCCGACGGTTTATTCAGAGAAACATGTAAGAAAGTCTATGAGGAAAACGTAGACAAGTTTGCCTCAATCACTTATCAAGAACAAATTGTGGACTCCATGGTTTACAGAATGTTCAGAGAACCAGAGAtttttgatgttgttgttgctccAAACTTGTATGGTGATATCTTGTCTGATGGTGCAGCTGCCCTAGTCGGTTCACTAGGTGTTGTTCCTTCTGCCAATGTCGGTGACAACTTTGCAATTGGTGAGCCATGTCATGGTTCTGCTCCAGATATCGAAGGTAGAGGCATTGCTAACCCAATCGCTACGATCAGATCCACAGCTCTAATGTTGGAATTCATGGGTTATTCTGAGCCAGCTGCTAAGATCTACTCTGCCGTTGATGCCAACCTGAAGGAAGATACCATAAAGACCCCTGACTTAGGTGGTAAGTCCACGACTCAAGAAGTCGTTGATGAcatcatcaaaagattCTAA